The sequence TACACTTAATGCAGAAGCAAAGACTTAATTTAACAAGATTTTACCTCAACTGCATCTCTTTACGTTTCTGCATTTCTTGATTGTGAAGTTCTTCCATGCGTCTTAATTCTTCCTGGCGTCTCATCAGATCTGAACATTGGAAAATTTTGTTATACATTCACATTAGTGAAATTCTAGTAAGTTCAAAAGGCAAACGACCCTAACGGTAATATTTCACAGAGAGTCCTTTACCTTGCCGCAAAAGATTTGCCTGATGCTCATGATAGGCATCTTCCATTTCACTTTCCAATTTGTCCTTTGcatctttcatgtttttttcaaCTTGTTCCCGCtgctgtttttccatttcatccaggGACTTCCACCTCTGAGAATACTCATACTCAAATGTGCCATGCTGGGCAAAACGAGGAGGGGTTTCTCTCTCCCTGACAATATTTAAATATGAACCAATTTATAGATGCACACAAGAAATATATCTGATTTCCCCTAAAAACAATGGTCACTTCACTGGCCTGTTACTGCTAAGAAATACTGAAAGGTACAGATCACCTTGATTCTTAATAAGGTATTTTTACAGCAAAAACAATACATGTTCCAGAAAGACATAGTCAACAGTAACATGGGCACTGAAGATAAATCCTACCTTCCTCACTTTCTATTTCCCTAGCCAAATTctgattcaagaaatattttttcaaccCTTAAAAATGAggataccgggcttccctggtggcacactggttaagaacccgcctgctaacgcaggggaaataggttcaagccctggtccgggaagatcccacatgccgcggagcaactaagcccgtgcacctcaactactgagcctgcgctctagcacccgtgagccacaactactgagcccgtgtgccacaactactgaagcctgtgcacctagagcctctgctccacaacaggagaagccaccacaatgagaagcccacgcaccgcaacaaagagcagcccccactcgccgcaactggagaaaacctgcgtgcagcaacgaagacccaacgcagacaaaaataaattaattaaaaaaaaaaagaggatcctTACAACACATCCTAACAACCattaagaacaaaacaagaatgcATGTGAAATATACCTACCTCAGAAACAACACTAGGTATTTGAGTAACTGCTTCAAAACCTCTAGCTTTCTGAGCCTGAGGTTTTCATTATGCCCATCCATTTCAAAGAACTTTGCATATTTTaagcaaaattgaaaaattactCTAGCAAGTTCTCGTTTACACTTAAATTAAGAACTGCCCAAAAGTTCAACAGATCTTACTTTTGATACATTGGATTCTTCTGTGCAAGTTTTTCAGGAAGACCATCTTCATCATCTAACTGTTCAAGGGGTTCCACAATGACTGGACGAGGAGTTCTAACAACAAAAATGGTTCCATCTTAATTTTGTTCCAGTTTCATTGCATTTTCTTCATAcaagttaataaataaaagttattcgAATAAACATAAAAACTTACGTTGTTAGTAAGAAAACACCTTCACTGCAtctttcaaatgcttttcttgCTGCTGGTTTAGAAGCAAATTCAACAATGCCTTTCCCTGTAGATCTTCCACGATCATCCACAATTACAACAGCCCTTTCAATAGGACCAAACTGACTAAAGGCTTCTTCCAACAGTTCATTGGAAACATAAGGTGAAAGATTTCGGACAGAAAGGGCAGCAGCATGTGTGGCAAATCGAACCCGAAGCTGTCTACCTCTCATGGGTGTATCATCAAGTTCAGCTTTAGCAATTTCAGCTAATGCTCTAGATTCCTGAAAGCATCAAGACATACAGTCACGTTAATGACCTCAAAACTGGCTACTGCCCACCCTAAAATTGCCATAAGCCTAACTCCCGATCCTATTCTTCTGACAGCTCTCAGCTCAACTATCTCCAGACAGCCCACCCTAACACCATTCAGAGGAGGGAGGTAAACACCTTACCCACCCACTCCCTTCCTTTCTTAGATACCAACAATTATGCACTGTACAACAGCTGCAACTTTTGTGTGAgtgatgaaaaatttaaaaactaatttattcTTGTTGGTTTAAAACACACTATGTTTGTTGTAGAAAAAAAAGACCCTTTTAATTCcaccaaaaaaacacacaaacaaacaaaaacaaaaaaactcacaaGCTTAATAAATCCAAATCCTTTGCCTTTGTTGATAAAAACTTCTCCTGGTTCTCCATATTTAGCAAATAATCTTTTGAATTCATCCTCCGTGATATCAGCAGGTAGATTACCAACAAACAACCGACAACGCTGCGTGTAAGTTTTCTCTCCAGGCCTCCTCAAGAGAGACAAGTTGGCTTTAAACCCCtagtgaaaaaggaaaggaattttcAGATACCCGTTACCTCTGCAAATAGGAAGACCCAATAATAATTTTCGTTTTCCCCAAACAGGGTATGTTACAGTCAAGTTGCTCTCCTGTTCCATTTAAAGTCAAAGATGCTACTACATTTACGGGATTTCCAATGTAATTAGTCCGAACATCAAAGACCCTAAACCATCCAGAACAGTCTCGAGAACAGCCACAAACCTCTCTATAGAGTAGACTCTGTATCAGGAACCTCGTCAGCGATTTATGCTAAATGTCAAAATCAAAATCATAGTGGGCAAAAGTTAAAATGGTGGTGGGATATTAAACAAAGAAAACGACCAAAATTCCGTTGTCGACAAGCCCTGGGCCTGCGCGTGTAAGACCAGGACTACCTCGATCTCTCCAATCCTCCACCCTATTCTGGCTCCCAGGATCCACTAGCTTTAACAAGGCCCACCATAGCTTCTCAGCGCCTCCTTCCGTCAGTTCTCCGCCAGCCGGGAGGCCtaacccggggtggggggggacagcTGGCAGACCCGAGCCGTCCGCCCCTCACTGCAGcagccggccccgcccccccacccccgcgcgCAGGCGCCCTTTCCGGTCTCCAACAAAATGGAGGGCGGAAGGGGGGGGCCGCCGCCATCTTAGGGAAACCGACCCGTAGCGCAGGGAGACACTCACCTCGGAGTCAGAGATCTTCTCCTCACTGCGGCCCCCGGGCCCGCCGGGTGGCGGCCCTTGGTGGTGCTGCTGGTGGTAGGGCGGGTGGTGTTGCCGGCCCCCGCGGGGCTCCCCGCCGCCTCGGTGCGGCGGCTTGGGGTGGCCGCCAGGAGTGCTTAGGCCCGGGCCGCCGCCGGGCTTCGGCCCGCCTGGCATTTTGCCGCCTTTGGGGCCGCCGGCTCCTGGGCCCTGCTTAGGCCCGGGGCCCGGGACCCCCGCGGGTGGAGGCGGCGGGCCGCCAGCCTGAGGGGGGGTGGTGGGGACCCCGCTGCTCGGCGGCGCGGGCGGGGGCACCCCGGGGGGCGCCGAGGTGACAGCGGGCGGCGGGGTCGGGGTGGGGCCTGGCCCCGTGGGGGCCCCCGAAGTCGGGGGTGTGGCGGGCGGCGCCGAGCCGGAGGCCGGGGGAGCGCTGCCTACTCCGGGAGCAGGGCCGGGTCCCTGAGGGACGGCAGGCTTAGATGAGTcctgtggcggcggcggcggctgatGCGGCGGCTGCGGATGCGGCGGCTGGTGCGGCGGCGGCTGAAGCGGCGGCGGCTGCTGTGGTGGTGGCTGCTGCGGCGgtggctgctgctgttgctggtgCGGAGGCGGTGGCGGGATCGGAGGCTTGGGGCCGCCCTGGCCCGGGCCGGGCCCCAAAGGTCCGCGGTTCTGATTGAGGCCCATGCCGGGTGGCGGGGAGCGGAAATCGTGGAGGCCGCCGCGGCCGCCTCCCCCTCCGCGTCGGTGGAAaccgccaccgccaccgcccCGACTTCGGAACCGGTCCCGAGACATGTCTGTTATCAAGGGGCGGTCGAGGCAGAAGCGAAGAAGACGTTCGGGGAACGTGGAGGCCACCTTGCTTCGCACAAGATGGCGGATGACACAGGCGGCGCGCCGCCTTTGTCCTCTTCTTATATAGGCCGGCTGGCACGGCCCCGCCTACTTCTCGATCTGTAGCTCCCAAAGCCAGTTGCAAGTACTGTACTTGATGACGCTAAGTTACGAGAAACTAATCTTTCCTATTGGCTCCCGATGAGAGGCGGGAGGCGTGGAGTGGTTGAAGTTTCCAGTCGGCCAATGAGCGGAAAAGGAGTTGGCTGTAGGCCACAGTGATTTGCTGGGAGATATTTGAATGGGTTCTCCAGAGCAATTTTCCCGTGAAAGCAAATAGCCAGGGCCCTATCAGCAGCTCCTAGGGAGAGATGTTAGAAGGCTCCTTCCTTTCTTGATTGCTCTTAGGAGCAGCCTGCTGGTATCCTTCCCCAGAAAGAACAGCAGTCTCTGGTTCAAAAGCATAAATGAAGTGCCTGCTATCTCTTCCACCTCGTGCTGGGccaataaaattagagaaataaaatcttaacCGATTTCACACACACCatcttactgattttattttggaACCTCATTGGAGTACTGGTTTGGTCTAGCAGTATAAATGGCTCAATAAGCTTCAGTGCCCTCTTTGTTAAAAGAGAAAGGccttgattttgtgtgtgtgtatatagactAGTAATTTACAAACACGAATCACAGaaagaatttaacatttttcttaattctgctaCCTCAAAACACTTTATGAACAGATTAAGATACTTTAAAActacaatattaaaatatctagaattgggagattgggattgacatatatacactaatatgtataaaatggataactaataagaacctgctgaataaaaaaataaataaaattcaaaaaaatatatatatggggcttccctggtggcgtagtggttaagaatccgcctgccaatgcaggggacacaggttcgagccctggtccgggaagatcccacatgccgcggggcagccaagcctctgtgccacaactactgagcccgcgtgcccgcctagcgcctgtgctccacaacaagagaagccaccgcagtgagaagcccgcacaccacaacagagagtagaccccactcaccacaactagagaaagcctgcgcacagcaccgaagacccaacgcagccaaaaataaataaaattaataaatttat comes from Delphinus delphis chromosome 1, mDelDel1.2, whole genome shotgun sequence and encodes:
- the SFPQ gene encoding splicing factor, proline- and glutamine-rich isoform X2; this translates as MSRDRFRSRGGGGGGFHRRGGGGGRGGLHDFRSPPPGMGLNQNRGPLGPGPGQGGPKPPIPPPPPHQQQQQPPPQQPPPQQPPPLQPPPHQPPHPQPPHQPPPPPQDSSKPAVPQGPGPAPGVGSAPPASGSAPPATPPTSGAPTGPGPTPTPPPAVTSAPPGVPPPAPPSSGVPTTPPQAGGPPPPPAGVPGPGPKQGPGAGGPKGGKMPGGPKPGGGPGLSTPGGHPKPPHRGGGEPRGGRQHHPPYHQQHHQGPPPGGPGGRSEEKISDSEGFKANLSLLRRPGEKTYTQRCRLFVGNLPADITEDEFKRLFAKYGEPGEVFINKGKGFGFIKLESRALAEIAKAELDDTPMRGRQLRVRFATHAAALSVRNLSPYVSNELLEEAFSQFGPIERAVVIVDDRGRSTGKGIVEFASKPAARKAFERCSEGVFLLTTTPRPVIVEPLEQLDDEDGLPEKLAQKNPMYQKERETPPRFAQHGTFEYEYSQRWKSLDEMEKQQREQVEKNMKDAKDKLESEMEDAYHEHQANLLRQDLMRRQEELRRMEELHNQEMQKRKEMQLRQEEERRRREEEMMIRQREMEEQMRRQREESYSRMGYMDPRERDMRMGGGGAMNMGDPYGSGGQKFPPLGGGGGIGYEANPGVPPATMSGSMMGSDMVRMIDVG
- the SFPQ gene encoding splicing factor, proline- and glutamine-rich isoform X1 → MSRDRFRSRGGGGGGFHRRGGGGGRGGLHDFRSPPPGMGLNQNRGPLGPGPGQGGPKPPIPPPPPHQQQQQPPPQQPPPQQPPPLQPPPHQPPHPQPPHQPPPPPQDSSKPAVPQGPGPAPGVGSAPPASGSAPPATPPTSGAPTGPGPTPTPPPAVTSAPPGVPPPAPPSSGVPTTPPQAGGPPPPPAGVPGPGPKQGPGAGGPKGGKMPGGPKPGGGPGLSTPGGHPKPPHRGGGEPRGGRQHHPPYHQQHHQGPPPGGPGGRSEEKISDSEGFKANLSLLRRPGEKTYTQRCRLFVGNLPADITEDEFKRLFAKYGEPGEVFINKGKGFGFIKLESRALAEIAKAELDDTPMRGRQLRVRFATHAAALSVRNLSPYVSNELLEEAFSQFGPIERAVVIVDDRGRSTGKGIVEFASKPAARKAFERCSEGVFLLTTTPRPVIVEPLEQLDDEDGLPEKLAQKNPMYQKERETPPRFAQHGTFEYEYSQRWKSLDEMEKQQREQVEKNMKDAKDKLESEMEDAYHEHQANLLRQDLMRRQEELRRMEELHNQEMQKRKEMQLRQEEERRRREEEMMIRQREMEEQMRRQREESYSRMGYMDPRERDMRMGGGGAMNMGDPYGSGGQKFPPLGGGGGIGYEANPGVPPATMSGSMMGSDMRTERFGQGGAGPVGGQGPRGMGPGTPAGYGRGREEYEGPNKKPRF